In the Streptomyces sp. cg36 genome, one interval contains:
- a CDS encoding WXG100 family type VII secretion target produces MPDDDRIAVSLTALRELAAELEEILKQLNEKLGALYDRTEKVVLTWDGAAREAFVDELDRWDRDMRDLQARQAWLHEVVTTGHANYAAAHRAVLRGWGAV; encoded by the coding sequence ATGCCCGACGACGACCGCATAGCCGTGAGCCTCACCGCCCTGCGTGAGCTCGCCGCCGAGCTGGAGGAGATCCTCAAGCAGCTCAACGAGAAGCTGGGCGCGCTCTACGACCGTACCGAGAAGGTCGTCCTGACCTGGGACGGCGCCGCCCGGGAGGCGTTCGTGGACGAGCTCGACCGCTGGGACCGCGACATGCGGGACCTCCAGGCCCGCCAAGCCTGGCTCCACGAGGTGGTCACCACCGGCCACGCCAACTACGCGGCGGCCCACCGGGCGGTGCTGCGCGGCTGGGGGGCGGTCTGA